One stretch of Anabas testudineus chromosome 24, fAnaTes1.2, whole genome shotgun sequence DNA includes these proteins:
- the LOC113149112 gene encoding uncharacterized protein LOC113149112 isoform X3, translating into MFKGSEQTATVELVKHGKIEQSQSKSDRLSVTENCSLVIKKVTAEDVGLYTCRQFISGRQQDGDSVIDLSVVTISEPKDGEKVKFNCFVWTYGNCRHTVKWLYQDKEVDKGNKDLETLQSGCNDAVHFLDSHFIYSSRFKLVQCKVTDLNTGVVQQFHFSPPSSKEKTGEDTEPGKTRSTRTPQIKKAATTTTGIRAASTNLKGDNKKPERTKSTRTSETTIKSSRATRKINDASKKSVTDPDNKVLQSSGEETGEKMSHR; encoded by the exons ATGTTCAAAGGTTCAGAGCAAACAGCAACAGTAGAGCTGGTTAAACATGGGAAGATTGAACAGTCTCAGtctaaatcagacagactgagtgttacagagaactgttctctggttataaagaaggtcacagctgaagatgttggtctttacacctgcagacagtttatatcAGGACGACAACAAGATGGAGACTCTGTGattgatctgtctgttgttacca TATCTGAACCTAAAGATGGTGAGAAGGTGAAATTCAACTGCTTTGTGTGGACGTATGGAAATTGTAGACACACAGTGAAGTGGTTGTATCAGGATAAAGAGGTGGATAAAGGTAACAAAGACTTGGAGACTCTACAGTCTGGCTGCAACGATGCTGTGCATTTTCTGGACTCTCACTTTATTTACTCCTCAAGGTTTAAGTTAGTTCAGTGTAAAGTGACAGATTTAAACACAGGAGTAGTTCAGCAGTTTCACTTCAGCCCTCCGTCCTCCAAAGAGAAAACAG GTGAGGACACAGAACCAGGAAAAACTAGATCAACACGAACACCTCAAATCAAAAAAGCAGCTACGACCACCACAGGAATCAGAGCTGCTTCAACAAACCTGAAAG gTGACAACAAAAAACCAGAAAGAACCAAATCAACAAGAACAAGTGAAACTACAATCAAATCATCTAGAGCCACAAGAAAAATTAACGATGCTTCAAAAAAATCTGTGACTGATCCTGACAACAAGGTGCTGCAGTCGTCAGGTGAGGAAACAGGTGAGAAAATGAGTCATAGATAA
- the LOC113149112 gene encoding uncharacterized protein LOC113149112 isoform X2: MFILFKKQQLRDSETVESENKRQMRERRTMAELKRIQMILFLILILQFSVTGQYTYFTVRDRSDVTLPCGNVIDDQDTCLPTWMFKGSEQTATVELVKHGKIEQSQSKSDRLSVTENCSLVIKKVTAEDVGLYTCRQFISGRQQDGDSVIDLSVVTISEPKDGEKVKFNCFVWTYGNCRHTVKWLYQDKEVDKGNKDLETLQSGCNDAVHFLDSHFIYSSRFKLVQCKVTDLNTGVVQQFHFSPPSSKEKTGEDTEPGKTRSTRTPQIKKAATTTTGIRAASTNLKGDNKKPERTKSTRTSETTIKSSRATRKINDASKKSVTDPDNKVLQSSGEETGEKMSHR; this comes from the exons ATGTTCATCCTGTTTaagaagcagcagctcagagactCAGAGACAGTCGAGAGTGAGAACAAGAgacaaatgagagagagaagaacgaTGGCTGAACTCAAACGGattcaaatgattttatttctgaTCCTGATTCTTCAGTTTTCAG TAACTGGACAATATACCTACTTCACTGTCAGAGATAGAAGCGACGTCACTTTACCTTGTGGAAATGTGATAGATGATCAGGATACCTGCCTTCCTACCTGGATGTTCAAAGGTTCAGAGCAAACAGCAACAGTAGAGCTGGTTAAACATGGGAAGATTGAACAGTCTCAGtctaaatcagacagactgagtgttacagagaactgttctctggttataaagaaggtcacagctgaagatgttggtctttacacctgcagacagtttatatcAGGACGACAACAAGATGGAGACTCTGTGattgatctgtctgttgttacca TATCTGAACCTAAAGATGGTGAGAAGGTGAAATTCAACTGCTTTGTGTGGACGTATGGAAATTGTAGACACACAGTGAAGTGGTTGTATCAGGATAAAGAGGTGGATAAAGGTAACAAAGACTTGGAGACTCTACAGTCTGGCTGCAACGATGCTGTGCATTTTCTGGACTCTCACTTTATTTACTCCTCAAGGTTTAAGTTAGTTCAGTGTAAAGTGACAGATTTAAACACAGGAGTAGTTCAGCAGTTTCACTTCAGCCCTCCGTCCTCCAAAGAGAAAACAG GTGAGGACACAGAACCAGGAAAAACTAGATCAACACGAACACCTCAAATCAAAAAAGCAGCTACGACCACCACAGGAATCAGAGCTGCTTCAACAAACCTGAAAG gTGACAACAAAAAACCAGAAAGAACCAAATCAACAAGAACAAGTGAAACTACAATCAAATCATCTAGAGCCACAAGAAAAATTAACGATGCTTCAAAAAAATCTGTGACTGATCCTGACAACAAGGTGCTGCAGTCGTCAGGTGAGGAAACAGGTGAGAAAATGAGTCATAGATAA
- the LOC113149112 gene encoding uncharacterized protein LOC113149112 isoform X1, whose translation MFILFKKQQLRDSETVESENKRQMRERRTMAELKRIQMILFLIFILQFSVTGQYTYFTVRDRSDVTLPCGNVIDDQDTCLPTWMFKGSEQTATVELVKHGKIEQSQSKSDRLSVTENCSLVIKKVTAEDVGLYTCRQFISGRQQDGDSVIDLSVVTISEPKDGEKVKFNCFVWTYGNCRHTVKWLYQDKEVDKGNKDLETLQSGCNDAVHFLDSHFIYSSRFKLVQCKVTDLNTGVVQQFHFSPPSSKEKTGEDTEPGKTRSTRTPQIKKAATTTTGIRAASTNLKGDNKKPERTKSTRTSETTIKSSRATRKINDASKKSVTDPDNKVLQSSGEETGEKMSHR comes from the exons ATGTTCATCCTGTTTaagaagcagcagctcagagactCAGAGACAGTCGAGAGTGAGAACAAGAgacaaatgagagagagaagaacgaTGGCTGAACTCAAACGGattcaaatgattttatttctgaTCTTCATTCTTCAGTTTTCAG TAACTGGACAATATACCTACTTCACTGTCAGAGATAGAAGCGACGTCACTTTACCTTGTGGAAATGTGATAGATGATCAGGATACCTGCCTTCCTACCTGGATGTTCAAAGGTTCAGAGCAAACAGCAACAGTAGAGCTGGTTAAACATGGGAAGATTGAACAGTCTCAGtctaaatcagacagactgagtgttacagagaactgttctctggttataaagaaggtcacagctgaagatgttggtctttacacctgcagacagtttatatcAGGACGACAACAAGATGGAGACTCTGTGattgatctgtctgttgttacca TATCTGAACCTAAAGATGGTGAGAAGGTGAAATTCAACTGCTTTGTGTGGACGTATGGAAATTGTAGACACACAGTGAAGTGGTTGTATCAGGATAAAGAGGTGGATAAAGGTAACAAAGACTTGGAGACTCTACAGTCTGGCTGCAACGATGCTGTGCATTTTCTGGACTCTCACTTTATTTACTCCTCAAGGTTTAAGTTAGTTCAGTGTAAAGTGACAGATTTAAACACAGGAGTAGTTCAGCAGTTTCACTTCAGCCCTCCGTCCTCCAAAGAGAAAACAG GTGAGGACACAGAACCAGGAAAAACTAGATCAACACGAACACCTCAAATCAAAAAAGCAGCTACGACCACCACAGGAATCAGAGCTGCTTCAACAAACCTGAAAG gTGACAACAAAAAACCAGAAAGAACCAAATCAACAAGAACAAGTGAAACTACAATCAAATCATCTAGAGCCACAAGAAAAATTAACGATGCTTCAAAAAAATCTGTGACTGATCCTGACAACAAGGTGCTGCAGTCGTCAGGTGAGGAAACAGGTGAGAAAATGAGTCATAGATAA